The Lycium barbarum isolate Lr01 chromosome 12, ASM1917538v2, whole genome shotgun sequence genome includes a region encoding these proteins:
- the LOC132623615 gene encoding protein DETOXIFICATION 14-like, with product MEEELPQSWKIEKRWQISWEALSQELKKTSRIIAPMVAVTVFQYLLQVVSIMMVGHLGQLALSSVAIATSLTSVTGFSLLSGLVGGLETLCGQAYGAQQYHKLSSYTYTAIISLFLVCIPICVLWFFMDKLLILTGQDHEISIEAHKYSLWVIPALFGGAISKSLVRYLQTQSLILPMLLSSLAVLCFHLPISWAFIFKLELGNIGAAIAFSISTWLYVLFLAFYVKFSSSCEKTRAPFSMDAFLGIREFFRLAVPSAVMVCLKWWSLEVLTLLSGLLPNPRLEASVLSICLTISTLHFTIPYGFGAAASTRVSNELGAGNPRRARMAVQVVLFLAVIEAVALSTSLLGSRHILGRAFSNEKQVVDYIASMTLLCLSIVTDSLQAVISGIARGSGWQHIGAYINLGAFYLTAIPLAVVLGFVLHFKAKGLWIGIVVGSTIQSIILSIVTCSTDWEKRAKKARERIHEGRS from the exons ATGGAAGAGGAGTTGCCACAAAGCTGGAAAATAGAAAAGAGATGGCAGATAAGTTGGGAAGCTTTATCTCAAGAACTGAAGAAGACGAGTCGCATTATTGCTCCAATGGTGGCAGTCACAGTGTTTCAGTACCTTTTGCAAGTTGTATCAATCATGATGGTTGGACATCTCGGACAACTAGCCCTGTCTAGTGTTGCCATCGCTACTTCTCTGACTAGTGTCACTGGTTTCAGCCTACTT TCAGGGCTAGTTGGTGGGTTGGAGACACTATGTGGACAAGCTTATGGAGCTCAGCAATACCACAAACTGAGTTCATATACTTACACTGCTATAATCTCTCTGTTTCTTGTATGCATACCAATCTGTGTGTTATGGTTCTTCATGGACAAGTTGCTTATATTGACTGGACAAGATCATGAAATCTCAATTGAAGCGCACAAGTATTCATTATGGGTAATCCCTGCTTTGTTTGGTGGTGCAATTTCTAAATCACTAGTTAGATACTTGCAGACACAGAGCTTGATTCTTCCTATGCTTCTATCTTCCTTGGCTGTTTTATGCTTCCATTTGCCCATAAGTTGGGCTTTCATATTCAAATTGGAGCTAGGAAACATTGGAGCTGCTATAGCCTTCAGTATATCCACCTGGTTGTATGTGTTATTTCTTGCATTTTATGTCAAATTTTCTAGCTCCTGTGAGAAGACTCGAGCGCCTTTCTCCATGGATGCCTTCCTTGGTATCCGAGAATTCTTCCGTTTGGCTGTCCCTTCCGCTGTTATGGTTTG CCTAAAATGGTGGTCACTTGAGGTGCTTACTTTGCTATCAGGTCTTTTACCAAATCCAAGACTTGAGGCATCAGTGTTGTCAATATG CTTAACAATTTCCACTTTACACTTCACTATACCATATGGCTTTGGAGCTGCTGCAAG taCTCGTGTTTCAAATGAATTGGGAGCTGGGAATCCTCGAAGGGCTCGAATGGCAGTTCAAGTAGTATTGTTTCTTGCAGTAATAGAGGCAGTAGCGTTAAGTACAAGTCTGTTGGGAAGCAGGCATATACTGGGAAGAGCATTTAGCAATGAAAAGCAAGTGGTGGATTATATTGCTTCAATGACTCTTCTATGTTTGTCCATTGTCACAGACAGCTTACAAGCAGTCATCTCTG GTATAGCAAGGGGAAGTGGATGGCAGCATATTGGGGCATATATAAATCTAGGGGCATTTTATTTGACTGCAATTCCCTTAGCAGTGGTGTTAGGATTCGTTCTACATTTCAAAGCAAAGGGCCTTTGGATTGGAATAGTGGTTGGTTCTACTATACAATCCATTATTCTATCTATTGTAACATGTTCCACAGACTGGGAAAAACgg GCAAAGAAGGCAAGAGAAAGGATACACGAAGGAAGATCTTAA
- the LOC132623614 gene encoding protein DETOXIFICATION 14-like: MEEQLLENGENRRFITTGTGEWDTYYKELKKLTYIAAPMVAVSVLQYLLQVVSLMMVGHLDQISLSSVAIANSIANVSGFSLLSGLVGGLETLCGQAYGAKQWQKVGNYTYSAVIALLLVCIPISILWFFMDKLLILMGQDPVISVEASKYSIWLIPALFGGAILRPLFRYLQIQSLILPMLLSAFLVLCLHISLCWLFIFQLGLGKSGAAIAFSFSIWTFVALLVFYISRSSSCERTRPLLNKDAFLAIGQFFRYATPSALMVCLKWWSLEILTLLSGLLPNPKLETSVLSICLTISALHFAIPFGLGTGASTRVSNELGSGNPQKALVAVRVAMFLAVAETVVASTVTFLCRGVLGKAYSNDQQVVDYVAAITPFLCLTIITDSLQAVISGIARGSGWQIIGAYVNLGAFYLVGIPVAAVLCFLVNLKAKGLWIGLLVGSAVQATSLSLILGFTDWQKQALNAKKRISERRSSEENE; the protein is encoded by the exons ATGGAAGAGCAGCTACTGGAAAATGGAGAGAACAGAAGATTTATAACAACAGGTACAGGGGAATGGGATACTTACTATAAAGAACTGAAGAAGTTGACTTATATAGCAGCACCAATGGTGGCAGTTTCAGTGTTGCAGTATCTATTGCAAGTTGTATCATTAATGATGGTGGGACATCTTGACCAGATTTCCCTGTCAAGTGTTGCTATTGCTAATTCTATAGCCAATGTTAGCGGTTTCTCTCTTCTT TCGGGGCTGGTTGGTGGTTTGGAGACTCTGTGTGGGCAAGCATATGGCGCAAAACAATGGCAGAAAGTCGGTAATTATACTTATAGTGCAGTAATAGCTCTACTCCTTGTGTGCATCCCAATCAGTATCTTGTGGTTCTTCATGGACAAGCTGCTCATTTTAATGGGACAAGACCCTGTAATTTCTGTTGAAGCTTCTAAGTACTCTATTTGGCTTATCCCTGCACTATTTGGAGGTGCAATTCTTAGGCCCCTATTCAGATATTTGCAGATTCAAAGTTTGATTCTTCCGATGCTCCTTAGCGCCTTTCTGGTTTTATGTCTCCACATATCTCTGTGCTGGCTTTTCATATTTCAGTTGGGACTAGGAAAATCAGGTGCAGCTATAGCCTTTAGTTTTTCAATCTGGACTTTTGTAGCATTACTTGTGTTTTACATCAGTCGATCGAGTTCTTGTGAGAGGACTCGACCTCTTTTGAATAAAGATGCCTTCCTTGCTATCGGACAATTCTTTCGTTATGCAACTCCATCTGCTTTAATGGTTTG CCTTAAATGGTGGTCACTTGAGATACTTACTTTGCTATCTGGCCTTTTACCAAATCCAAAACTTGAAACATCAGTACTGTCAATATG CTTAACAATTTCTGCATTACATTTTGCTATACCATTTGGATTGGGAACTGGTGCGAG CACGAGGGTGTCGAATGAATTGGGATCTGGTAATCCTCAGAAGGCTCTCGTGGCAGTTAGAGTTGCGATGTTTCTTGCAGTTGCAGAGACAGTTGTGGCGAGCACAGTAACCTTCTTATGCCGCGGAGTTTTGGGTAAAGCCTATAGCAATGATCAACAAGTGGTGGATTATGTTGCTGCAATTACCCCTTTTCTGTGTCTAACAATCATCACAGATAGCTTACAAGCAGTCATTTCTG GCATAGCTAGGGGAAGTGGGTGGCAGATTATTGGCGCATATGTAAATCTAGGAGCATTCTATCTAGTTGGAATCCCAGTTGCTGCTGTACTGTGTTTTCTTGTAAATCTGAAAGCAAAGGGGCTTTGGATTGGACTGTTGGTTGGTTCTGCTGTACAAGCAACTAGTCTTTCCCTCATACTAGGTTTCACTGATTGGCAAAAACAG GCACTAAATGCTAAGAAGAGGATATCAGAAAGGAGATCATCAGAAGAGAATGAATAG
- the LOC132623613 gene encoding 2-hydroxyacyl-CoA lyase has protein sequence MSNTDHQSPPTMDGNTFVAMCLARAGVDRMFGVVGIPVTSLANRAVGLGIRFIAFHNEQSAGYAASAYGYLTGRPGILLTVSGPGCVHGLAGLSNAAVNTWPMVMISGSCDQKDSGRGDFQELDQIEAVKPFSKYSAKATDISKVPSCVFSVLDWAGSGRPGGCYLDLPTDVLHQTISETEAEKLINEAENCRIKEVDVKSVVKHSEIEKAAGLLRQAERPLIVFGKGAAISRAENALKNLVESTGIPFLPTPMGKGLLPDNHELAATAARSLAIGKCDVALVVGARLNWLLHFGEPPKWSKDVKFILVDVDKDEIELRKPCLGLVGDATKVVEMLHKEIKDDPFCLGKSHPWVEALTKKSKENVSKMEAQLAKDVVPFNFMTPMRIIRDAVLELGSPAPVVVSEGANTMDVGRSVLVQMEPRTRLDAGTWGTMGVGLGYCIAAAVACPERLVVAVEGDSGFGFSAMEVETLVRYQLPVVVIVFNNGGVYGGDRRNSEEITGPYKEDPAPTSFVPGASYHLLIEAFGGKGYLVGTPDELRSALTESFSARKPAVINVTIDPYAGAESGRMQHKN, from the exons ATGTCTAACACCGATCACCAATCACCACCTACTATGGATGGCAACACCTTCGTTGCCATGTGCCTTGCACGTGCCGGCGTAGACCGTATGTTCGGTGTGGTCGGTATACCCGTTACTTCCTTAGCGAACCGGGCGGTCGGGTTAGGTATCCGGTTCATTGCTTTCCACAATGAGCAGTCCGCCGGTTACGCTGCTTCAGCCTACGGTTATCTTACGGGTCGACCCGGAATTCTTCTCACCGTTTCGGGTCCGGGTTGCGTTCATGGGCTCGCTGGACTTTCAAATGCAGCCGTTAATACATGGCCCATGGTCATGATATCCGGGTCATGTGATCAGAAAGATTCGGGTCGGGGCGATTTTCAAGAATTAGATCAAATTGAAGCTGTTAAACCCTTTTCTAAATACTCAGCTAAAGCTACTGATATATCGAAAGTTCCAAGCTGTGTTTTCAGTGTTTtggattgggccgggtcgggtaggcCTGGTGGTTGTTATTTGGATCTTCCTACTGATGTGCTTCATCAAACTATTAGTGAAACTGAAGCAGAGAAATTGATTAATGAAGCTGAGAATTGTAGGATTAAGGAGGTTGATGTTAAATCTGTTGTTAAGCATTCGGAAATCGAAAAGGCGGCTGGTTTGTTAAGGCAAGCAGAGAGGCCTTTGATTGTGTTTGGGAAAGGGGCAGCAATTTCTAGAGCTGAAAATGCTTTGAAGAATTTAGTTGAAAGTACTGGAATACCCTTTTTGCCAACACCAATGGGAAAGGGTTTATTGCCTGATAATCATGAGCTAGCTGCTACCGCCGCCAGATCACTGGCAATCGGTAAATGTGACGTGGCGTTGGTGGTTGGCGCGAGGCTTAATTGGCTTTTGCATTTTGGAGAGCCACCAAAGTGGTCTAAGGATGTGAAGTTTatcttagttgatgttgataagGATGAGATTGAGCTAAGGAAACCATGTTTAGGGTTGGTTGGTGATGCTACTAAGGTTGTTGAGATGTTACATAAGGAGATTAAGGATGACCCTTTTTGTCTAGGGAAGTCTCATCCTTGGGTTGAGGCATTAACCAAGAAGAGTAAGGAAAATGTTTCGAAAATGGAGGCGCAGCTGGCAAAAGATGTTGTGCCATTTAATTTTATGACACCAATGAGAATTATTAGGGATGCAGTATTGGAATTGGGAAGTCCTGCTCCGGTTGTTGTCTCTGAAGGTGCGAATACTATGGATGTGGGGCGATCCGTATTAGTTCAGATGGAGCCAAGGACTCGGTTGGATGCGGGGACTTGGGGGACAATGGGAGTTGGTTTGGGGTACTGCATTGCAGCTGCTGTTGCTTGCCCTGAAAGGCTTGTAGTAGCTGTTGAAGGGGACTCGGGATTTGGCTTCAGTGCCATGGAAGTTGAG ACCCTAGTTCGCTATCAGCTCCCCGTTGTGGTTATAGTCTTTAACAATGGCGGAGTTTACGGTGGTGATAGGAGGAACTCCGAAGAAATCACCGGGCCTTACAAAGAAGATCCAGCACCCACCTCTTTTGTTCCTGGTGCATCATATCATCTTCTAATTGAAGCCTTCGGAGGAAAAGGATACCTTGTTGGGACACCAGATGAACTCAGATCTGCACTTACTGAATCTTTTTCTGCTAGGAAGCCTGCTGTTATCAACGTAACAATTGATCCTTATGCTGGTGCAGAAAGTGGGAGGATGCAGCACAAAAACTGA
- the LOC132623261 gene encoding histone chaperone ASF1B-like, with protein sequence MSAVNITNVAVLDNPSSFLAPFQFEISYECVTPLQDDLEWKLIYVGSAEDETYDQLLESVLVGPVNVGNYRFVLQADPPDPSKIREEDIIGVTVLLLTCSYLGQEFVRVGYYVNNDYDDEKLREEPPQKVLIDRVQRNILTDKPRVTKFPINFRPENSEREEQAPAPDNVVEEEDRNEGQLPLPKSKSDEDGA encoded by the exons ATGAGTGCGGTGAACATCACGAATGTTGCGGTATTAGACAACCCGTCGTCGTTTTTGGCCCCTTTCCAGTTTGAAATATCTTATGAGTGCGTCACTCCTCTCCAAGACG ATTTGGAATGGAAGCTCATATATGTTGGATCAGCTGAGGATGAGACATATGACCAACTTCTAGAAAGCGTTCTTGTTGGCCCCGTAAATGTTGGAAATTACCGCTTTGTCTTGCAG GCGGACCCTCCAGATCCTTCAAAAATTCGTGAAGAAGACATTATTGGTGTTACTGTGCTCTTGTTGACCTGCTCATATTTGGGGCAGGAATTTGTACGAGTTGGCTACTATGTGAacaatgattatgatgatgagaaGCTGAGGGAAGAGCCTCCACAGAAAGTCCTAATTGATAGGGTTCAAAGGAATATATTAACGGACAAACCTAGAGTAACAAAGTTCCCTATTAACTTTCGCCCTGAAAATAGTGAAAGAGAGGAACAAGCCCCTGCACCTGACAATGTGGTTGAAGAAGAAGATCGAAACGAAGGGCAATTGCCTTTGCCTAAGAGTAAATCAGATGAAGATGGAGCCTAA